TGATCTCCAGGTCGAGACAGCCGGTGTAGAACGCGATCGCTCGCTCCAGTTCGCGGATTTTAGATGCACGTGGCCGATGGCGGGCGGGGATTCTGTACCGATAGCTCGGTCGCGGGGCGAGAAAAGCGGCGTGGCCGGGACGACGAGCACGTCGCTGGCTGCGGTCCTACGCGCGGCCGTCGTCATCGCCCTCGTATCGCCGTGCCGCCGACTCGAACGCCGCCTCGTCGAGTTCACGGCCGCGGCGCGTCTCGAGTGCGGCGATCGCGTCCGGATCGGGGGCGGCATCGTCCGTGATGCGGGCCCAGGAGTTGTGGACCTTGGCGTGACACCACCGGCAGAGGTAGATCGTGATCTCGTGGGAGAGCGTCTCGCCGTCGCGGGCGTAGGAGAGGTGGTGTTCCTCGAGGAGCGGCCGTTCGTCGGAGTGGGCCATCCGCTTTGCCTCGAGTCCACAGCGAACGCACTCGCGATCGCGGTTCCGGGACCGGAAGTGTGGGCAGTCGGCCCACGTCTCGTCCGTTTCGGGGTCGACGACGGGACAGGCGTAGTCCGCCTGCGCGCGTTCGCGGGCGAACTCGGGGTCGTGCTCGTA
The nucleotide sequence above comes from Halosolutus halophilus. Encoded proteins:
- a CDS encoding DUF7097 family protein codes for the protein MEKTPQGTAVGVDDPYEFAGVCDYLTGEGKCKYAFDHYEHDPEFARERAQADYACPVVDPETDETWADCPHFRSRNRDRECVRCGLEAKRMAHSDERPLLEEHHLSYARDGETLSHEITIYLCRWCHAKVHNSWARITDDAAPDPDAIAALETRRGRELDEAAFESAARRYEGDDDGRA